The following proteins are encoded in a genomic region of Desertifilum tharense IPPAS B-1220:
- a CDS encoding glycosyltransferase yields MGRGDFQRHRQYLMNPDIRKPLDEIYADLDAFTQEIFETDTERFSTISFYNLLPPLFYEGRFIKGIYFSESVDLLNKVFPQLAPVFFSFAYSMWCSYPWSTTADAYCKLYDNPSREAWFQKNYPDRAKKILIPLMDSDFTHEYLISPRNIAQKQIDVICVARLSEEKNLPIVAQALKIYHQKYPHHPIRLRLMVCRPFDLKNPQTLEPHSLREWQKIEAILGNPFDYLEVIPQVDYYAEMPVYYSHAKLCIMTSLLEGKNRSILEAMSCNIPVVCFQEYNQYARGDAPIFPEGAGLCAAFYPESLADTIYQVLQNLGEFHPRRRFLEHWGRKNFFNRCLDSFPYYRENVPDYIPGQAYNNLWLDLALQQNYQVSLHDFLYGRSQFSHLYGLQQIKTVLERWIKLA; encoded by the coding sequence ATGGGACGGGGAGACTTTCAGCGCCACCGCCAATATCTGATGAATCCCGATATTCGGAAACCGCTAGACGAGATTTATGCAGACTTGGATGCTTTTACCCAAGAAATCTTTGAAACCGATACCGAACGCTTTTCCACCATTAGTTTTTATAACCTGTTACCCCCTCTTTTTTATGAAGGGCGTTTTATTAAGGGGATTTATTTTAGCGAGTCTGTAGACCTCCTCAACAAAGTTTTTCCTCAACTTGCACCTGTTTTCTTTTCCTTTGCCTATTCCATGTGGTGTTCTTACCCTTGGTCTACTACAGCAGATGCGTATTGCAAACTTTATGATAATCCTAGCCGAGAAGCGTGGTTTCAAAAAAACTATCCCGACCGAGCTAAAAAGATCCTCATTCCCTTAATGGATTCTGATTTTACCCATGAATATCTAATTTCGCCGCGCAATATCGCCCAAAAGCAAATTGATGTAATTTGTGTCGCCCGGTTATCGGAGGAAAAAAACTTACCGATTGTAGCTCAAGCTTTAAAGATTTATCACCAAAAGTATCCCCATCATCCCATTCGCCTGCGATTAATGGTCTGTCGGCCATTCGATCTGAAAAATCCCCAAACTTTAGAACCCCATAGTCTTAGAGAGTGGCAAAAAATTGAAGCCATTTTAGGCAATCCTTTTGATTATCTTGAGGTGATTCCTCAAGTCGATTATTATGCTGAGATGCCGGTGTATTATTCTCACGCTAAATTATGCATCATGACTTCGCTGCTAGAAGGGAAGAACCGCAGTATTTTAGAAGCTATGAGTTGCAATATTCCGGTGGTTTGCTTTCAAGAGTATAATCAATACGCGCGAGGTGATGCTCCAATTTTCCCAGAAGGGGCTGGACTTTGTGCCGCCTTCTATCCAGAATCTTTAGCCGATACGATTTATCAGGTTTTACAAAACCTCGGCGAATTTCACCCCCGGCGGCGTTTTCTCGAACATTGGGGGCGAAAAAACTTCTTTAATCGCTGTCTCGATAGCTTTCCTTACTATCGCGAGAACGTGCCTGATTATATTCCCGGTCAAGCTTATAATAATCTTTGGCTAGATTTAGCCTTGCAACAAAATTATCAGGTGAGTTTGCATGATTTTCTCTATGGGCGATCGCAATTCTCGCACCTGTACGGACTTCAGCAAATCAAGACCGTTCTAGAACGCTGGATCAAGCTCGCATAA
- a CDS encoding CPXCG motif-containing cysteine-rich protein: protein MQTTAEYYCAYCGEPSTTFIDISGGGQQSYIEDCQVCCRPNVLYIRIDAESLDVEIDTEYVE from the coding sequence ATGCAAACTACGGCTGAATATTATTGTGCGTATTGTGGGGAACCGAGTACCACTTTTATCGATATCAGTGGCGGCGGACAGCAATCTTATATTGAAGATTGTCAAGTGTGCTGTCGTCCCAATGTTTTGTATATCCGCATTGATGCAGAAAGTTTAGATGTGGAGATTGATACTGAGTATGTGGAGTAA
- the tatA gene encoding twin-arginine translocase TatA/TatE family subunit gives MFGLGPLEVGVITVVALLIFGPKKIPEMGSAIGKTLRGFKEEMNKPTLEDEGTPENPDRE, from the coding sequence ATGTTTGGTCTTGGTCCCCTTGAAGTTGGCGTAATTACCGTGGTTGCTTTACTCATCTTTGGTCCAAAGAAAATCCCCGAAATGGGAAGTGCGATCGGTAAAACCCTACGAGGCTTTAAAGAAGAAATGAATAAACCCACCTTAGAAGACGAGGGTACGCCAGAAAACCCCGATCGAGAATAG
- a CDS encoding TlyA family RNA methyltransferase yields MAKQRLDTLLVERALCDSRQMAQRLIRAGEVKVNQQVVDKPGTEVDASAEIQLKARSRFVSRGGEKLAKALAIFAIDVSDRICLDGGISTGGFTDCLLQAGAKLVYGIDVGYGQVDWGLRNDPRVILKERTNLRYLQPEELYGDAELPNFGVVDVSFISLTKILPALKNLLQSPKELVLLVKPQFEVGRSRVGKKGVVRDPQARAEAIFQVLQASLSLGWQYGGLTHSPIAGPAGNIEYLLWLSLQHAQSVPTLQDIERYVQQVKIDAPSEPAGL; encoded by the coding sequence TTGGCAAAACAACGACTCGATACATTATTGGTGGAACGGGCTTTGTGCGACTCTCGACAGATGGCGCAACGCTTGATCCGTGCTGGGGAAGTGAAGGTGAATCAGCAGGTGGTGGATAAGCCGGGAACCGAGGTGGATGCTAGCGCGGAAATTCAGCTAAAAGCGCGATCGCGTTTTGTATCGAGAGGGGGCGAAAAGCTGGCTAAGGCGCTGGCGATTTTTGCAATAGACGTTAGCGATCGCATTTGTTTAGATGGCGGGATCTCCACCGGCGGCTTTACCGATTGTTTATTGCAAGCGGGCGCTAAATTAGTTTACGGCATCGATGTCGGTTACGGTCAAGTTGATTGGGGTTTACGAAACGATCCGCGCGTGATTCTCAAAGAAAGAACAAACCTGCGCTATTTACAACCCGAAGAACTCTATGGCGATGCTGAACTTCCCAATTTCGGTGTTGTTGATGTTTCTTTTATCTCTTTAACAAAAATTTTACCCGCGTTAAAAAATTTATTACAATCGCCCAAAGAGTTAGTTTTGCTGGTTAAACCCCAATTTGAAGTCGGGCGATCGCGCGTGGGAAAAAAAGGCGTTGTTCGCGATCCCCAAGCGCGGGCAGAAGCCATTTTTCAGGTTTTACAGGCCAGCTTATCATTAGGATGGCAATATGGCGGTTTAACCCATTCCCCCATTGCCGGGCCAGCGGGTAATATTGAATACCTATTATGGCTCAGTCTTCAACATGCTCAGAGCGTTCCAACGCTTCAAGATATTGAGCGCTACGTCCAACAGGTGAAAATTGACGCGCCCTCAGAACCGGCAGGGTTGTAA
- a CDS encoding GTP-binding protein: MSNPPSPQPNLQESHLKSARASLKQAIAQYGQLNRHRQIALNPSLQAALKPEVEVLKSSLDKLDQGVIRIAAFGLVSRGKSAVLNALMGEKVLQTGPLNGVTQWPRSVRWTPQNNGKVQVELIDTPGLDEIQGQARAQMARSVARQSDLILFIVAGDITRTEYQALLELEQAQKPLILVFNKTDLYPEQDIEAIYRKLQQLGATEAQSKLLTPNEIVRVAADPIPRQMRLEWPDGRVTYEWETPKPQVDELKHKLLELLNREGRSLLALNAMVQAREASVNIARKTLELRDREAEALIWKFARYKAIAVAANPIAILDLVGGAGADLALIRALGKLYDLPMTNYEAGKLWKTILLSSGGLLLGELGSSLLMGLGKSTAAAVGAAGEGALSVTAYAGTAIAQATLAGYGAYKVGRVAQVYLEQGCTWGPLGANTVIQDILNQVEPNTILYRLRQELTAGVKGDRA; this comes from the coding sequence TTGAGCAACCCACCTTCCCCTCAACCGAACCTGCAAGAGTCTCACCTCAAAAGCGCCCGTGCGAGTCTGAAACAGGCGATCGCGCAGTATGGACAACTCAACCGCCATCGGCAAATTGCCCTGAACCCAAGCCTGCAAGCGGCCTTAAAGCCGGAAGTTGAGGTCTTAAAGTCCAGCTTAGATAAACTCGACCAAGGGGTAATTCGGATCGCGGCGTTTGGTTTAGTCAGTCGCGGGAAATCGGCAGTTCTCAATGCTTTAATGGGCGAAAAAGTCTTGCAAACTGGGCCCTTAAATGGGGTGACACAATGGCCGCGTTCGGTACGGTGGACGCCTCAGAACAATGGTAAGGTGCAGGTTGAGTTAATTGACACGCCGGGGTTAGATGAGATTCAAGGACAAGCGCGGGCGCAAATGGCGCGTTCGGTGGCGCGTCAGTCCGATTTAATTCTATTTATTGTGGCGGGGGATATTACCCGGACGGAATATCAAGCGCTGCTGGAGTTGGAACAAGCCCAGAAACCGCTGATTTTGGTCTTTAATAAAACAGACTTGTATCCGGAACAGGATATTGAGGCAATTTATCGCAAGCTGCAACAACTGGGCGCAACGGAAGCGCAAAGCAAGCTACTCACGCCGAATGAAATTGTTCGGGTAGCCGCCGATCCCATTCCCCGCCAGATGCGCTTGGAATGGCCCGATGGACGAGTGACGTATGAGTGGGAGACGCCGAAGCCGCAGGTAGATGAACTGAAGCACAAGCTTCTGGAGTTACTCAACCGCGAGGGGCGCAGTTTGTTAGCGTTGAATGCGATGGTACAGGCGCGGGAAGCAAGCGTTAATATTGCCCGCAAGACGTTGGAGTTGCGCGATCGCGAAGCGGAGGCGTTAATCTGGAAGTTCGCCCGCTATAAGGCGATCGCAGTAGCCGCAAATCCCATTGCGATTTTAGACCTGGTGGGGGGTGCGGGGGCAGATTTGGCGCTGATTCGGGCGTTGGGGAAATTATACGATCTGCCGATGACTAATTATGAGGCGGGGAAACTCTGGAAGACGATTTTACTCAGTTCTGGGGGATTGCTGCTGGGCGAGTTGGGCAGTAGCCTATTGATGGGGTTGGGGAAAAGTACCGCCGCTGCTGTGGGGGCTGCTGGAGAGGGGGCGTTAAGCGTAACGGCTTATGCGGGAACGGCGATCGCCCAAGCGACATTAGCCGGATATGGGGCGTATAAGGTGGGGAGGGTGGCTCAAGTCTACCTCGAACAGGGATGTACTTGGGGGCCATTGGGGGCGAATACGGTGATTCAAGATATTCTCAATCAGGTAGAACCCAATACGATTCTCTATCGCCTGCGCCAAGAGTTAACGGCGGGGGTAAAGGGCGATCGCGCCTAG
- a CDS encoding S-layer homology domain-containing protein codes for MLQLLRKISWSLVILAIAYPSDASFAQVQPVPSVSGCLTGYPDGSFRGNQPVTRYEFAAALNACLDGVNQQLEGISQDAPTAEEIANFRRLLEQNRQELDSLNQRLDRLN; via the coding sequence ATGCTTCAACTTCTCCGAAAAATCTCCTGGAGTTTGGTTATCCTTGCGATCGCGTATCCTTCTGACGCCTCATTCGCGCAAGTTCAACCCGTCCCCAGCGTTAGCGGTTGCCTAACTGGATATCCCGATGGCAGCTTTCGGGGCAACCAACCCGTGACGCGCTACGAGTTTGCAGCCGCCTTAAATGCCTGTTTAGATGGAGTCAACCAGCAGTTAGAAGGTATTAGTCAAGATGCTCCAACTGCTGAAGAAATTGCTAATTTTAGGCGCTTGTTAGAACAAAATCGCCAGGAACTCGACAGCCTTAATCAGCGGTTGGATAGACTCAACTAA
- a CDS encoding N-acetyltransferase → MEIVDLLPDASDRIHEVAALLVEGFREHHPQAWPTLDSALTEVQDSLSDSRISRVAIAPAGFVLGWIGGIPSYGGHVWELHPLVVHPTYQSQGIGRALVADLEQQVSQRGGLTLWVGTDDENAQTSLSGVLLYPNPLEKLAQIQNLHRHPYAFYQKCGFTLIGAMPDANGRGKPDLFLAKSIETYL, encoded by the coding sequence ATGGAAATTGTCGATCTCTTGCCCGATGCTAGCGATCGCATTCACGAAGTTGCAGCTTTGTTAGTTGAGGGTTTTCGGGAACATCACCCCCAAGCTTGGCCAACCTTAGACAGCGCTTTAACAGAAGTCCAGGACTCCTTAAGCGATTCGCGGATTAGTCGAGTGGCGATCGCGCCTGCTGGCTTCGTCTTAGGATGGATTGGGGGAATTCCCAGTTACGGCGGTCATGTTTGGGAATTGCATCCCCTGGTGGTGCATCCTACCTATCAAAGTCAAGGCATTGGTCGGGCTTTAGTGGCAGACTTAGAACAGCAAGTTAGTCAGCGAGGGGGGTTAACTTTATGGGTGGGAACCGATGACGAAAATGCTCAAACCTCCCTTTCGGGTGTATTGCTTTATCCCAACCCCTTAGAAAAACTCGCCCAGATTCAAAACCTGCATCGCCATCCCTATGCGTTTTATCAAAAATGTGGGTTTACCTTAATCGGCGCAATGCCCGATGCTAACGGTCGCGGCAAACCCGATCTTTTTCTTGCAAAATCAATAGAGACATATCTTTAG
- a CDS encoding alpha/beta hydrolase-fold protein: protein MAYARRYFRFRSKIWPEELEVLHFGTSGYPLLLFPSSCGRFFEPEDRGLIASLRWYLDSSYLQIFCLDTRDWETFFASNLTLQERRDRWLLLERHWVKEFIPYACDEAQNDFLVVAGCALGATHALNLALRHPTLVRRCLAMGGIYDIAHSSAVFSEFSSAEKEQELYFMNPMAYMANMNRDRWVDLGGLNTDIKLLTAHEDGGLSEHLQLSELLHRNRIPHQLEVWNGGHDWHTWAAQLSAFA, encoded by the coding sequence ATGGCTTATGCTCGTCGGTACTTTCGCTTCAGGTCAAAAATTTGGCCTGAAGAACTAGAGGTATTGCATTTTGGTACTTCTGGTTATCCTTTACTTTTATTTCCTAGCAGTTGCGGGCGTTTTTTTGAGCCAGAGGATCGCGGTTTAATTGCCAGTTTGCGCTGGTACCTCGATAGCAGTTACCTCCAAATTTTTTGCTTAGATACGCGAGATTGGGAAACATTTTTTGCGTCTAATCTCACGCTTCAAGAACGGCGCGATCGCTGGTTGTTACTCGAACGCCATTGGGTGAAAGAATTTATCCCCTATGCTTGCGATGAAGCTCAAAATGACTTTTTGGTGGTTGCTGGCTGCGCCCTTGGTGCCACCCATGCGTTAAATTTAGCGTTGCGGCATCCTACCCTGGTTCGTCGCTGTCTGGCGATGGGCGGCATTTACGATATCGCCCATAGTTCTGCGGTCTTTAGCGAGTTTTCCTCAGCCGAAAAAGAGCAAGAACTCTATTTTATGAATCCAATGGCTTATATGGCGAATATGAACCGCGATCGCTGGGTAGATTTAGGGGGATTGAATACCGATATTAAACTCCTCACAGCCCATGAAGATGGCGGGTTAAGCGAACATTTGCAACTCTCAGAACTTTTGCACCGCAACCGCATCCCCCATCAGTTAGAAGTGTGGAATGGCGGTCATGATTGGCATACTTGGGCCGCTCAATTGTCAGCCTTTGCTTAG
- a CDS encoding phosphatidate cytidylyltransferase, whose product MSSPSEFSSRPSFSLPWSRILSGLVAIAIALPMTILGGWYFTLCFGAIVYLGQLEYFQLVRAKGIAPAAKTTIAVSLILLIICTFSSPLADAVLPVAATFICFYLLFQPKLATIADIASSILGLFYCGYLPSYWVRLRSLEAQTTSNLPLDAYWPEDWTNWQALPLGLTVTLLTFLCIWAADIGAYTFGRMFGRTRLTHISPKKTVEGALFGVVGSIAIALVGARYLDWPHGLLTGFAFGLMIGIASLLGDLTESMMKRDAGVKDSGQLIPGHGGILDRADSYVFTAPLVYYFVTLVLPLFTRF is encoded by the coding sequence ATGTCCTCACCATCCGAGTTCTCTTCTCGCCCTAGCTTCTCCCTCCCGTGGTCGCGCATCCTCAGCGGTCTAGTGGCGATCGCCATTGCGTTACCCATGACGATCCTAGGCGGATGGTACTTTACCTTATGTTTTGGGGCGATTGTCTATCTGGGTCAATTAGAATATTTTCAACTGGTGAGAGCAAAAGGGATTGCACCGGCTGCCAAAACCACCATTGCAGTCAGCTTAATTTTATTAATCATCTGTACGTTCTCCTCGCCCCTAGCGGATGCCGTTTTACCCGTCGCCGCCACCTTTATTTGCTTTTATTTACTGTTTCAGCCCAAACTCGCGACGATCGCCGATATCGCCTCTTCCATTTTGGGCTTATTTTATTGCGGCTATCTACCCAGTTATTGGGTGAGATTGCGATCGCTAGAAGCCCAAACCACCAGCAACCTCCCCTTAGACGCCTATTGGCCGGAGGATTGGACGAACTGGCAAGCTTTACCCCTAGGGTTAACCGTAACGCTCTTAACCTTCCTGTGCATCTGGGCGGCGGATATTGGTGCTTATACGTTTGGTCGGATGTTTGGACGGACGCGCCTGACCCATATTAGCCCGAAGAAGACGGTAGAAGGGGCATTATTTGGCGTGGTAGGGAGTATTGCGATCGCGCTGGTGGGGGCGCGGTATTTAGATTGGCCGCATGGTCTGTTGACGGGATTTGCCTTTGGGTTAATGATTGGCATTGCTAGCTTATTGGGCGATCTCACCGAATCAATGATGAAGCGAGATGCGGGCGTTAAAGATTCCGGACAACTCATTCCTGGACATGGAGGAATTCTCGATCGCGCCGATAGCTATGTCTTTACCGCACCTTTAGTTTATTATTTTGTCACCCTCGTCTTGCCGTTGTTTACTCGATTCTAA
- the cbiT gene encoding precorrin-6Y C5,15-methyltransferase subunit CbiT, whose translation MRWPYVTPGIPDDWFERLPGIPLSKREVRLLMISALRLQPDSVVWDIGAGTGTIPVETGLLCPQGKIIAVERDEDVAALIRRNCDRFEVSNVEVFEGSAPECLQDLPHRPQRVCIEGGRPIKDILKVVWQHLVPQGRIVATASSLENLYAISEGFAELQLRNIEVVQSSINRLEKRGIYQTFAAVNPIFILSGEKLD comes from the coding sequence ATGCGCTGGCCTTATGTCACTCCGGGAATTCCAGATGATTGGTTTGAAAGACTTCCGGGTATTCCTCTGAGCAAGCGAGAAGTTCGCCTGTTGATGATTTCGGCTTTGCGACTGCAACCGGATTCGGTGGTATGGGATATTGGGGCAGGAACGGGGACAATTCCTGTAGAAACGGGCTTGCTCTGTCCGCAAGGTAAAATTATTGCCGTAGAACGGGATGAGGATGTGGCGGCGCTGATTCGGCGAAACTGCGATCGCTTTGAGGTTTCTAACGTAGAAGTGTTTGAAGGAAGCGCCCCAGAATGCTTGCAAGATTTACCGCATCGTCCCCAGCGCGTCTGTATTGAGGGGGGTAGGCCGATTAAAGATATCTTAAAAGTCGTTTGGCAGCATTTAGTGCCCCAAGGTCGAATTGTCGCCACTGCTAGCAGCCTAGAAAACTTGTATGCGATTTCCGAAGGGTTCGCAGAACTGCAACTCCGTAATATTGAGGTGGTTCAGTCTTCCATTAACCGTTTAGAGAAGCGCGGGATTTATCAAACCTTTGCCGCCGTCAACCCGATTTTTATCTTAAGTGGCGAAAAGCTAGATTAG
- a CDS encoding Rpn family recombination-promoting nuclease/putative transposase: protein MRRDSIFYQLFQQSPELLFELLENPPVNAENYRFDSVAVKEPKFEIDGVFLPPEAETPGVVFFCEVQFQKDEQLYERLFGESFLYFYRNRDRFEDWQAVVVYPSRTIEQSQTLPYEDLLNGDRVHRVYLDELGEMAQLPLGVALMVLTTLREDRAALEARNLLARSQQELPPPTNRAILEMVTTIMTYKFANLSRQEVEAMLGITLQQTRVYQEAKAEGERSLILRQLTRRVGEVPEPFRKQIDTLAIAQLESLGEALLDFANLSDLENWLAARET from the coding sequence ATGCGACGAGATTCCATCTTTTATCAACTGTTCCAACAATCGCCAGAACTGTTATTTGAGCTACTGGAAAATCCGCCCGTCAATGCTGAGAACTATCGCTTTGATTCAGTTGCGGTAAAAGAACCCAAGTTTGAAATTGATGGGGTCTTTCTCCCACCCGAAGCGGAAACGCCAGGAGTTGTTTTTTTCTGTGAAGTCCAGTTTCAAAAGGATGAACAACTGTATGAGCGATTATTTGGAGAGTCGTTTCTCTATTTTTACCGCAACCGCGATCGCTTTGAAGACTGGCAGGCTGTCGTCGTTTATCCATCGCGAACCATCGAGCAAAGTCAAACCTTACCCTATGAAGATTTACTCAATGGCGATCGCGTTCATCGCGTTTACCTAGATGAACTGGGCGAAATGGCTCAATTACCGTTAGGGGTTGCTTTAATGGTCTTAACTACGCTTCGAGAAGATCGAGCCGCACTAGAAGCGCGAAATTTGTTAGCGCGATCGCAACAGGAGCTACCTCCACCCACAAATCGTGCCATCCTAGAGATGGTAACAACGATTATGACGTATAAATTTGCCAATCTCAGTCGGCAAGAGGTTGAAGCCATGTTAGGAATTACCTTGCAACAAACGCGGGTCTATCAGGAAGCCAAAGCGGAGGGAGAGCGATCGCTCATTCTCCGCCAACTGACTCGGCGCGTAGGGGAAGTCCCCGAACCTTTCAGAAAACAAATTGATACGCTGGCGATCGCGCAATTAGAATCGCTAGGAGAGGCGCTGCTAGATTTTGCCAATCTCTCTGACTTAGAAAACTGGCTAGCTGCAAGGGAAACGTAA
- a CDS encoding aminotransferase class I/II-fold pyridoxal phosphate-dependent enzyme: protein MQTPQATTPLLTALQELANKPDAAFYAPGHKRGVGVSPQLREVLGEQVFRADLPELPELDNLFAPCGAIADAQNLAAEAFGAERTWFLVNGSTCGVMAAILATCGEGDKMILPRNVHQSAIAGLILSGAIPIFVTPEYDPNLDLAHSITPNAIANALQVHPDAKAVMLVYPTYYGACGDVEAIAQICHQHGIPLLVDEAHGPHFAFHPDLPPSALASGADLAVQSAHKVLGAMTQASMLHLQGQRIDCDRISQALRLLQSTSPSYLLLASLDATRQQMALHGEALMSKTLQLAKHGYAQIAQIPDLSVLQASHTPGFLALDPTRISVNLGNLGISGYEADEILRQQFGVTAELPSTQHLTFIISLGNTLTDIEKMVNAFRQLTQTRKSLSLPSQEQTVFSRWKEEFLFIHPSSFRLYPSLSPRQAFFAATERVPIERADERICAEMICPYPPGIPALMPGEEINLATLDYLHQVLNLGGSLTGCSDPTLKTIKVVKG from the coding sequence ATGCAAACGCCTCAAGCAACAACCCCTTTATTAACAGCTCTCCAAGAATTGGCTAACAAACCGGACGCCGCGTTTTATGCACCTGGTCATAAGCGCGGGGTGGGAGTTTCGCCACAACTGCGAGAGGTGCTAGGAGAACAGGTCTTTCGCGCAGATTTGCCGGAATTACCCGAACTTGATAACTTATTTGCGCCTTGTGGGGCGATCGCAGACGCGCAAAATTTAGCCGCAGAAGCCTTTGGTGCAGAACGCACTTGGTTTTTGGTGAATGGCTCAACCTGTGGAGTGATGGCGGCGATTTTAGCGACTTGTGGCGAGGGCGATAAGATGATCTTGCCGCGCAACGTACATCAAAGCGCGATCGCGGGTTTGATTCTATCGGGGGCGATTCCCATTTTTGTGACGCCGGAATATGACCCCAATCTCGATTTAGCCCACAGTATTACACCGAATGCGATCGCCAATGCCCTGCAAGTCCACCCCGATGCCAAAGCGGTGATGCTCGTCTATCCCACCTATTATGGCGCGTGCGGGGATGTGGAGGCGATCGCTCAAATTTGTCATCAACACGGAATTCCCCTACTTGTAGACGAAGCACACGGCCCCCATTTCGCTTTTCACCCAGACCTCCCCCCCTCTGCCCTGGCCAGCGGTGCAGATTTAGCCGTACAATCGGCGCATAAGGTATTAGGGGCGATGACTCAAGCGTCCATGCTCCACCTGCAAGGGCAGCGCATCGATTGCGATCGCATTTCCCAAGCCTTGCGCCTCCTCCAATCGACTAGCCCTAGCTATCTGTTACTGGCTTCTCTAGATGCGACGCGCCAACAAATGGCTCTCCACGGCGAAGCCTTAATGAGCAAAACTCTACAACTCGCCAAACACGGTTACGCGCAAATTGCTCAAATTCCGGATTTATCTGTTTTGCAAGCCTCTCATACGCCCGGTTTTTTGGCTTTAGACCCAACCCGAATCAGCGTGAATCTCGGTAACTTAGGGATCAGTGGCTATGAAGCGGATGAAATTTTACGCCAGCAGTTTGGCGTTACTGCGGAGTTACCTTCAACCCAACACCTTACTTTTATTATCAGCTTAGGGAATACGCTGACTGATATCGAGAAAATGGTCAACGCTTTTCGTCAGTTAACCCAAACTCGGAAATCGTTAAGCCTTCCTTCTCAAGAACAGACGGTTTTCAGCAGGTGGAAAGAAGAATTTCTGTTTATTCATCCTTCCTCCTTTCGCCTTTATCCTTCATTATCCCCTCGGCAAGCTTTCTTTGCGGCCACAGAACGCGTTCCGATTGAACGGGCAGATGAGCGGATTTGTGCGGAAATGATTTGTCCTTACCCTCCCGGAATTCCGGCTTTAATGCCCGGTGAGGAAATTAACTTAGCCACTCTAGATTATTTACACCAAGTTCTCAACCTAGGGGGAAGCCTGACCGGGTGCAGCGACCCCACCTTAAAAACCATTAAAGTGGTTAAGGGTTGA